Proteins encoded in a region of the Haloarcula sp. CBA1129 genome:
- a CDS encoding PspA/IM30 family protein: MGILSRASYVIRSKLNAVLNRAEDPTETLDYSYEQLRDELQDVKQGIADLTTQKKRLEIQKRRLEENVEKHNEQARQAVEQDREDLARQALEKKKQKMSQIEELEGQIQDLQAQQDQLVEQKDELQKQIEQFRTKKETMKARHEAAKASARVNEAMTGAGDEMQDINQAIERAEERTEDMEARSQAMDELREDGVLEDQLSDKSTLERELEEVQQKGSVDAELDTLKAEMGKAEDGDGESTDSESASESELEQELADESTQVDVDESEVEAELDELKEDEQ, encoded by the coding sequence ATGGGAATCCTCTCGCGCGCGTCGTACGTCATCCGCTCCAAGCTCAACGCCGTCCTGAACCGAGCGGAGGACCCGACAGAGACCCTCGACTACAGCTACGAGCAGCTCCGTGACGAACTGCAGGACGTCAAGCAGGGCATCGCGGACCTGACGACCCAGAAGAAGCGACTGGAGATACAGAAGCGCCGCCTCGAAGAGAACGTCGAGAAGCACAACGAACAGGCCCGTCAGGCCGTCGAGCAGGACCGGGAGGACCTCGCACGCCAAGCTCTGGAAAAAAAGAAGCAGAAAATGAGCCAGATCGAGGAGCTGGAAGGCCAGATACAGGACCTGCAGGCCCAGCAAGACCAGCTCGTCGAGCAGAAAGACGAACTCCAGAAACAGATCGAGCAGTTCCGGACCAAGAAGGAGACGATGAAGGCCCGCCACGAGGCCGCCAAGGCCTCGGCACGTGTCAACGAGGCAATGACCGGCGCGGGCGACGAGATGCAGGACATCAATCAGGCCATCGAGCGCGCGGAGGAACGCACCGAGGACATGGAAGCCCGCTCGCAGGCGATGGACGAACTCCGCGAGGACGGGGTGCTCGAAGACCAGCTCTCAGACAAGAGTACGCTGGAGCGCGAGCTCGAAGAAGTCCAACAGAAGGGGTCTGTCGACGCCGAACTCGACACGCTGAAAGCCGAGATGGGGAAAGCCGAGGACGGCGACGGCGAATCGACCGACTCCGAGAGCGCCTCGGAGTCCGAACTCGAACAGGAACTCGCCGACGAGTCCACGCAGGTCGACGTGGACGAGAGCGAGGTCGAGGCCGAGTTGGACGAACTGAAAGAGGACGAGCAGTAG
- a CDS encoding SLC13 family permease — protein sequence MPPLSTGALVVFALVAAALTLFVTEWLPPDITAVAVLVALVVLEPYTGVPARTAIEGFASPAVVTIVAMYILSAGVESAGVVDWLAGKLAALTGGDERRLLTAIVGTTGVSAGFVNNTPVVAVFIPLVTGLSDRYGISPSNLLLPLSFAAMLGGTLTLVGTSTNLLASDLSAQLLDRSFSMFTLTPVGIVILVVGVAYLLTVGRALVPERIHPAADFTEEFDMDRHLAQLRVREASPLIGLTVQEALEGGVADDVAEAVGAGESLPTDATVEQVLAASDPLDIDVLQIDRNGESFFATATDRPLEPGDVLTVRGNRQAVNQFAQTFDLRNLARESVTADLLAAGDHPGVLAEAVIDGESRLRGRTLADVQLRSRFDVTVLAVRRGDEIIHDNLEAVELSRGDLLLLQTPVDEVGHLQDEGYLVLTEGPPELFDALDGGTTASLDASAAVPLATLLAVIALAALDLLPIYIAALGGVVATVATGTLSASKAYDAVSWNVVFLLAGLLPLGQAMQATGGAAFVGALLVDAAGVLPPLALLALVYLLTAVLASVITPAATVVLMIPIAVATAAEIGVAGFPFLAVVTFAVATAFLTPIGYQTNLMVYGPGGYRFTDFARVGAPLQLLLCVVTTLSVSVVWPL from the coding sequence ATGCCCCCGCTCTCGACGGGCGCGCTCGTGGTGTTCGCGCTCGTCGCCGCCGCCCTGACGCTGTTCGTCACCGAGTGGCTGCCGCCGGACATAACGGCCGTCGCAGTCCTCGTCGCACTGGTCGTTCTCGAACCGTACACCGGCGTCCCGGCCCGGACGGCCATCGAGGGGTTCGCCAGCCCGGCGGTCGTCACAATTGTCGCGATGTACATCCTCAGCGCCGGCGTCGAGTCCGCGGGCGTCGTCGACTGGCTGGCCGGGAAGTTGGCGGCGCTGACGGGTGGGGACGAACGGCGCTTGCTGACCGCCATCGTCGGCACGACGGGCGTCAGCGCGGGGTTCGTCAACAACACGCCGGTAGTCGCCGTCTTCATCCCGCTCGTCACCGGGCTCTCGGACCGGTACGGCATCTCCCCGTCGAACCTGCTGTTGCCGCTCTCCTTCGCCGCGATGCTCGGCGGGACGCTCACGCTGGTCGGGACGTCAACGAACTTACTCGCCAGCGACCTCTCGGCGCAGTTGCTCGACCGTTCGTTCTCGATGTTCACGCTGACGCCCGTCGGAATCGTCATCCTCGTCGTCGGTGTGGCCTACCTGCTGACCGTTGGCCGGGCACTCGTCCCCGAACGGATTCACCCCGCGGCCGACTTCACGGAGGAGTTCGACATGGACCGACATCTGGCGCAGTTACGAGTCCGCGAGGCGTCGCCGCTGATCGGATTGACGGTTCAGGAGGCGCTCGAAGGCGGCGTCGCTGACGACGTGGCCGAGGCGGTCGGCGCGGGGGAGTCACTGCCGACCGACGCGACCGTCGAACAGGTCCTCGCCGCGAGCGACCCGCTCGATATCGACGTGCTCCAGATCGACCGCAACGGCGAATCGTTCTTCGCTACGGCCACCGACCGGCCGCTTGAACCCGGGGACGTGCTGACGGTCCGCGGCAACCGTCAGGCGGTCAATCAGTTCGCGCAGACGTTCGACCTGCGGAACCTCGCTCGCGAGTCCGTCACGGCGGACCTCTTAGCAGCGGGTGACCATCCGGGTGTCCTCGCCGAGGCTGTCATCGACGGGGAGTCGCGGCTCCGCGGGCGAACCCTTGCCGACGTGCAACTGCGCAGCCGGTTCGACGTGACAGTCCTCGCTGTTCGTCGGGGTGACGAAATCATCCACGACAACCTCGAAGCGGTCGAACTCTCCCGCGGCGACCTGCTCTTGCTCCAGACGCCCGTCGACGAGGTGGGTCACCTCCAAGACGAGGGCTACTTGGTCCTGACTGAAGGGCCGCCGGAACTGTTCGACGCGCTCGACGGCGGGACGACGGCGTCGCTCGACGCCTCGGCGGCGGTCCCGCTCGCGACCCTGCTCGCCGTCATCGCGCTCGCGGCGCTGGACCTGCTCCCCATCTACATCGCCGCGCTGGGCGGCGTCGTCGCCACAGTCGCGACCGGCACGCTGAGCGCGTCGAAGGCCTACGACGCGGTGAGCTGGAACGTCGTGTTCCTGCTCGCCGGCCTGCTCCCGCTGGGGCAGGCGATGCAGGCCACTGGCGGGGCCGCGTTCGTCGGCGCGCTCCTCGTCGACGCCGCCGGCGTCCTCCCGCCGCTCGCGCTGCTGGCGCTGGTGTATCTCCTGACGGCCGTCCTCGCCAGCGTCATCACCCCGGCCGCGACCGTCGTGTTGATGATTCCGATTGCCGTCGCCACCGCCGCCGAAATCGGCGTCGCCGGGTTCCCGTTCCTCGCGGTCGTGACCTTTGCGGTCGCGACGGCGTTCCTGACGCCCATCGGCTACCAGACGAACCTGATGGTGTACGGCCCCGGCGGCTACCGCTTCACCGACTTCGCGCGCGTCGGCGCGCCGCTCCAGTTGCTTCTGTGCGTGGTCACGACGCTCTCGGTATCGGTCGTCTGGCCGCTGTGA
- a CDS encoding diacylglycerol kinase family protein — translation MQIGSRRCILNPASGNGEHADYVPRLMEARGFEVSETETAGDAVELGREAGRAEASEVAVCGGDGTINEVARGLDAAGHLDSVTLSVIPAGTANLLAGTIGVGDIEHGIEIADTGEKRTVDVGMAGDEPFLVSCIAGLPADASVSTSGELKERFGTLAFLLTGAQEALRFDGLDITIEAVGEDGPFTWSGEAACLLVGNARKFVAEGGQANMEDGLLDVAIVEQMPTGNLVAEAIGQRLLALDTDGVTHVRADEITVDGHGEPITFSRDGELSTHETLPLSVRETALTLRVGPGYEPTPE, via the coding sequence ATGCAGATTGGTTCGCGTCGGTGCATCCTCAACCCCGCCAGCGGCAACGGCGAGCACGCCGACTACGTCCCGCGGCTGATGGAGGCCCGTGGGTTCGAGGTGTCCGAAACCGAGACGGCGGGCGATGCGGTCGAACTCGGCCGCGAGGCCGGTCGGGCCGAGGCCTCTGAGGTCGCCGTCTGTGGCGGTGACGGGACGATAAACGAGGTGGCCCGCGGCCTCGATGCTGCCGGCCACCTCGATTCAGTGACACTGAGCGTCATCCCGGCCGGGACCGCGAACCTCCTCGCGGGGACCATCGGCGTCGGTGACATCGAACACGGCATCGAAATCGCCGACACCGGGGAGAAGCGGACCGTGGATGTCGGAATGGCCGGCGACGAACCGTTCCTCGTCTCTTGTATCGCCGGGCTCCCCGCCGACGCCAGCGTCTCGACCTCCGGCGAACTCAAAGAGCGGTTCGGGACACTTGCGTTTCTGCTTACCGGGGCACAGGAGGCGCTCCGCTTCGACGGGCTCGACATCACCATCGAGGCCGTCGGCGAGGACGGCCCGTTCACGTGGTCGGGTGAGGCCGCCTGTCTACTGGTGGGCAACGCCCGAAAGTTCGTCGCCGAAGGCGGACAGGCAAACATGGAGGACGGCCTGCTGGACGTGGCCATCGTCGAACAGATGCCAACGGGGAACCTCGTCGCGGAGGCCATCGGCCAGCGACTGCTGGCGCTGGACACCGACGGGGTGACTCACGTCCGGGCCGATGAGATCACTGTCGACGGCCACGGCGAGCCCATCACGTTCAGCCGCGATGGCGAACTCAGCACGCACGAAACGCTGCCGCTGTCAGTGCGTGAGACAGCGCTGACGCTCCGGGTCGGTCCGGGATACGAGCCGACGCCGGAGTGA
- the thrS gene encoding threonine--tRNA ligase: MSTVTVTLPDGTPLEVERGSTVEDVAYEIGPGLGDDTVAGVVDGELVDKHTPLTADVELEIVTESSDEYLDVLRHSAAHVFAQALQRLYSDAKLTIGPWTDNGFYYDITGVDLDEDDLEAIEAEAEEIIEEDLDIERELVDRDEASERYEDNPFKQDILETEAADDEQVSFYSQGEFEDLCQGPHVESTGEIGGFALLEISAAFWRGEEDNETLTRVYGTAFPTQDALDEFLEQRRKAEERDHRKIGQEMDLFSIDETTGPGLPLYEPNGKKILNELSDYVAGLNRDAGYDEVETPHVFRTELWKKSGHYENYVDDMFLLDVNDEEYGLKPMNCPGHATIFEQNSWSYRDLPVRYFEDGKVYRKEQRGELSGLSRTWAFTIDDGHLFVRPDQIEEEVLATVDIILDTLDTFNLDYTVQFATRPEKSVGGDEIWEKAESQLEAVLEEQDIDYVVEAGDGAFYGPKIDFAFEDALGRHWDGPTVQLDFNMPERFDLSYTGEDNEEHRPVMIHRALYGSYERFFMVLTEHYNGKFPPWLAPEQIRLLPVSDDNIEYCEEIQDELDDFRVTIEDRSWTVGKKIQQAHDDRVPYMCVIGDNEEEAGTISVRDRKEREEKDIDIAEFRDHLETEIEQQRTAVTFLAGR, encoded by the coding sequence ATGAGTACGGTCACGGTCACGCTGCCCGACGGGACCCCCCTAGAGGTCGAGCGTGGCAGCACGGTCGAGGATGTCGCCTACGAAATCGGGCCAGGGCTAGGTGATGACACGGTCGCCGGTGTCGTCGACGGCGAACTTGTCGACAAGCACACGCCGCTGACAGCCGACGTTGAGCTCGAAATCGTCACCGAGAGCAGTGACGAGTATCTCGACGTGCTTCGGCACTCCGCCGCCCACGTCTTCGCACAGGCCCTGCAGCGGCTCTACTCCGACGCGAAGCTCACAATCGGGCCGTGGACCGATAACGGGTTCTACTACGACATCACCGGCGTCGATCTAGACGAGGACGACCTCGAAGCCATCGAGGCCGAAGCCGAGGAGATAATCGAGGAGGACCTCGACATCGAACGCGAACTCGTCGACCGCGATGAGGCCTCCGAGCGCTACGAGGACAACCCGTTCAAGCAGGATATCCTCGAAACTGAGGCCGCAGACGACGAGCAGGTCTCCTTCTACAGCCAAGGCGAGTTCGAAGACCTCTGTCAGGGCCCCCACGTCGAATCGACCGGCGAAATCGGCGGCTTCGCCCTGCTCGAAATCTCCGCGGCCTTCTGGCGCGGCGAGGAGGACAACGAGACGCTGACCCGCGTGTACGGAACCGCTTTCCCGACGCAGGACGCGCTCGATGAGTTCCTCGAACAGCGCCGCAAGGCCGAGGAGCGCGACCACCGCAAGATCGGTCAGGAGATGGACCTGTTCTCCATCGACGAGACGACGGGGCCGGGCCTGCCGCTGTACGAACCCAACGGCAAGAAGATCCTCAACGAACTCTCGGACTACGTCGCCGGGCTCAACCGCGACGCCGGCTACGACGAGGTCGAGACGCCTCACGTCTTCCGTACCGAACTGTGGAAGAAGTCGGGCCACTACGAGAACTACGTCGACGACATGTTCCTGCTCGACGTCAACGACGAGGAGTACGGCCTGAAGCCGATGAACTGCCCGGGTCACGCCACCATCTTCGAGCAGAACTCTTGGAGCTACCGGGACCTGCCGGTGCGGTACTTCGAGGACGGGAAGGTCTACCGCAAGGAACAGCGCGGCGAACTCTCCGGGCTCTCCCGAACGTGGGCCTTCACCATCGACGACGGCCACCTGTTCGTCCGCCCGGACCAGATCGAGGAGGAAGTGCTGGCGACGGTCGACATCATCCTCGACACGCTGGATACGTTCAACCTCGACTACACCGTCCAGTTCGCTACCCGACCCGAGAAATCCGTCGGCGGCGACGAAATCTGGGAGAAAGCCGAGTCCCAACTGGAGGCTGTCCTCGAAGAACAGGACATCGACTACGTCGTCGAAGCAGGCGATGGGGCCTTCTACGGCCCGAAGATCGACTTCGCCTTCGAGGACGCGCTCGGCCGCCACTGGGACGGCCCCACCGTCCAGCTGGATTTCAACATGCCCGAGCGGTTCGATCTCTCCTACACCGGCGAAGACAACGAGGAACACCGCCCGGTGATGATCCACCGCGCGCTGTATGGCTCCTACGAGCGCTTTTTCATGGTGCTGACCGAGCACTACAACGGGAAGTTCCCGCCGTGGCTCGCGCCCGAGCAGATTCGCCTGCTCCCGGTCAGCGACGACAACATCGAGTACTGCGAGGAGATTCAGGACGAACTCGACGACTTCCGGGTCACCATCGAGGACCGCTCTTGGACCGTCGGCAAGAAGATCCAGCAGGCCCATGACGACCGAGTACCCTACATGTGCGTCATCGGGGACAACGAGGAGGAAGCCGGGACCATCTCGGTCCGGGACCGCAAGGAACGAGAAGAGAAGGACATCGACATCGCCGAGTTCCGCGACCACCTCGAAACCGAAATCGAGCAGCAGCGAACTGCCGTGACGTTCCTCGCCGGCCGGTAG
- a CDS encoding HTH domain-containing protein has product MQGSTQPDDTRAELYVRSLLPDGHTQQQAAVIDRLQGLSDTDVLSDVTVQVIGRQIPSTPAEARTELGLFALNRVSVFQEWAKRNNCSLEPAFQVRSVDSEMSGEQYRALVFPVQLLAEYDGSELRCVTPHTADGETVTVMDRLTMLEGEEELTLSSLERASAARPPAQSDPPAVDTFDEDSDPLLPE; this is encoded by the coding sequence ATGCAGGGGAGCACGCAGCCAGACGACACACGGGCAGAACTGTACGTTCGTTCACTCCTGCCCGACGGGCACACGCAGCAACAGGCTGCGGTCATCGACCGGCTTCAGGGGCTGTCGGACACCGACGTTCTGTCAGATGTCACTGTTCAGGTCATCGGTCGGCAGATACCGTCTACGCCAGCGGAGGCACGGACCGAACTCGGGCTCTTCGCGCTCAACCGAGTCAGCGTCTTTCAGGAGTGGGCGAAACGCAACAACTGTTCACTCGAACCCGCGTTTCAGGTCCGGTCAGTTGACTCTGAGATGTCGGGGGAGCAGTACCGGGCGCTCGTGTTCCCGGTCCAACTATTAGCCGAGTACGACGGGTCGGAGCTCAGGTGCGTGACTCCGCACACGGCCGACGGAGAGACGGTCACCGTCATGGACCGGCTTACCATGCTTGAAGGAGAGGAAGAACTGACGCTCTCATCGCTGGAACGGGCAAGCGCAGCACGGCCGCCAGCCCAGTCTGACCCGCCAGCGGTCGACACTTTCGACGAGGACTCGGACCCGCTGTTGCCAGAGTAA
- a CDS encoding universal stress protein: protein MYDSVLVATDGSSGTTETLAHATSIARDNDATLHGLYVVDKRLYVAADKSNQDEVRQSLEEEGEVALDDIAVGGEEAGVEVVTNMEEGIPHKTITDYAEQEDIDLIVMGTHGRTGRDRVANLGSVTERVVQSAPVPVLVVHIE, encoded by the coding sequence ATGTACGATTCGGTGCTCGTAGCTACGGACGGCAGTTCGGGAACGACGGAGACGCTCGCACACGCCACCTCCATCGCGCGCGACAACGACGCGACCCTCCACGGCCTGTACGTCGTGGACAAACGGCTGTACGTCGCGGCCGACAAGTCCAATCAGGACGAAGTGCGCCAGTCGCTGGAGGAAGAGGGTGAGGTCGCGCTCGATGACATCGCCGTCGGCGGCGAGGAGGCCGGTGTCGAAGTCGTCACGAACATGGAAGAGGGCATCCCCCACAAAACGATCACTGACTACGCCGAACAGGAAGACATCGACCTCATCGTGATGGGAACCCACGGCCGCACCGGACGGGATCGGGTCGCAAATCTCGGGAGCGTCACCGAGCGGGTCGTCCAGAGCGCGCCCGTCCCTGTCCTCGTAGTCCACATCGAATAG
- a CDS encoding gamma carbonic anhydrase family protein: protein MDSREYAFEGATPDINGYAHVSREATLVGDVTVGPNANVWPGVVLRGDVAPVEVGRESAIGDGAIVHASTVGEKVMVGHGAVLNDAHVRDGALVGFNSTVSDATIGEGSIVAMGTVVPPGYEVPAESFVRGSPATVTPLSETTIDPNEVFEAFSSGDYANLAARHEDLFE from the coding sequence ATGGACAGCCGAGAGTACGCCTTCGAAGGAGCCACGCCGGACATCAACGGATACGCCCACGTCAGCCGCGAGGCGACGCTTGTGGGCGATGTCACCGTCGGCCCGAACGCGAACGTCTGGCCCGGCGTCGTGCTGCGCGGTGACGTGGCACCCGTCGAAGTGGGCCGTGAATCGGCAATCGGCGACGGGGCGATCGTCCACGCCTCGACGGTCGGCGAGAAAGTGATGGTCGGCCACGGGGCCGTCCTCAACGACGCCCATGTGCGCGACGGGGCGCTCGTTGGCTTCAACTCGACGGTCAGCGACGCCACCATCGGCGAGGGCTCCATCGTCGCGATGGGAACAGTCGTTCCGCCGGGCTACGAGGTGCCTGCGGAGTCGTTCGTCCGCGGAAGCCCGGCCACGGTGACGCCACTATCCGAGACGACTATTGATCCCAACGAGGTGTTCGAGGCGTTCAGCTCCGGCGATTACGCCAATCTCGCAGCCCGCCACGAGGACCTGTTCGAGTAA
- a CDS encoding peroxiredoxin yields the protein MVSTGDTAPDISATIANGEVEAFELSDHLGDGPVVLAFFPGAFTPPCSNEMVALQEHLGDFHDAGATVLGVSADSAFSLNSFRDEHGLEFDLLSDMGRSAIQDYGLEIDIEDLGLLGVANRAVFVVGDDGEVTYSWVADDPTNEPDYEALLDAVESA from the coding sequence ATGGTATCCACAGGCGACACAGCGCCGGACATCTCGGCGACAATCGCGAACGGTGAGGTAGAGGCCTTCGAACTGAGCGACCATCTGGGCGACGGGCCGGTCGTGCTCGCCTTCTTCCCGGGCGCGTTCACGCCGCCGTGCTCTAACGAGATGGTGGCCCTGCAGGAACACCTCGGGGACTTCCACGACGCCGGCGCGACGGTGCTCGGTGTCAGCGCTGACTCGGCGTTCTCGCTGAACTCCTTCCGTGACGAGCACGGTCTGGAGTTCGACCTGCTCAGCGATATGGGCCGGTCGGCGATTCAGGACTACGGCCTCGAAATCGATATCGAGGACCTCGGGCTGCTCGGCGTCGCGAACCGCGCCGTGTTCGTTGTCGGCGACGACGGCGAGGTCACCTACAGCTGGGTTGCCGACGACCCGACGAACGAACCCGACTACGAGGCACTGCTGGACGCCGTCGAGTCGGCGTAA
- a CDS encoding GAF domain-containing protein, whose amino-acid sequence MARSVLCVDTADRIDDVATAIEDDESLTVETATTVEEARETLEAEPIVCVVTAYELPDGTGLEVVGAIRETAPQTPCVLFTDVPPAEIDTASFEESIVEYLNRDLPDAHDRLGFVANDVIDYSAQASFIRPDDEDERLETLAQYDVDDLPIEESFERLTDLIASHFDAAVSFIGLIEEEEENFLACHGGDLDTLTRENTICTHSMLQEDVMVVEDIMQDARFAENEQLENLGIRSYAGANMTASNGQVIGQVCLLDHEPRGYDAEEQAELQDFAATAMEILELRQSVRDAAGAEVAQ is encoded by the coding sequence ATGGCACGCTCAGTTCTCTGTGTTGATACTGCTGATCGGATAGACGACGTGGCGACGGCGATTGAGGACGACGAGTCGCTGACGGTGGAGACGGCGACGACGGTCGAGGAAGCGCGGGAGACGCTCGAAGCCGAGCCCATCGTCTGCGTCGTTACGGCGTACGAGCTTCCTGACGGGACCGGCCTCGAAGTCGTCGGTGCGATCCGTGAAACCGCGCCCCAGACGCCCTGTGTCCTGTTCACCGACGTTCCGCCCGCGGAGATTGACACGGCATCGTTCGAGGAAAGCATCGTCGAGTACCTCAACCGCGACCTTCCCGACGCGCACGACCGGCTTGGGTTCGTCGCCAACGACGTGATCGACTACAGCGCTCAGGCGAGTTTCATCCGCCCGGACGACGAGGACGAGCGACTGGAGACGCTCGCGCAGTACGACGTCGACGACCTCCCCATCGAGGAGAGCTTCGAGCGCCTGACCGACCTCATCGCCAGCCACTTCGACGCGGCGGTGTCGTTCATCGGGCTCATCGAGGAAGAGGAGGAGAACTTCCTAGCCTGCCACGGCGGCGATCTGGACACGCTGACCCGCGAGAACACCATCTGCACGCACAGTATGCTCCAAGAGGACGTGATGGTCGTCGAGGACATCATGCAGGACGCCCGCTTCGCCGAGAACGAGCAACTGGAGAACCTCGGCATCCGCTCCTACGCCGGCGCGAACATGACCGCGAGCAACGGACAGGTCATCGGACAGGTGTGCCTGCTCGACCACGAGCCGCGGGGCTACGACGCCGAGGAGCAGGCCGAACTTCAGGACTTCGCCGCCACGGCGATGGAGATACTGGAACTCAGGCAGAGCGTCCGCGACGCCGCCGGCGCGGAGGTCGCGCAATGA